CGTGCGCAGCGGGCTCGCGCTGCCGGATGCCGTGGCGCAGCTCGAGCGCGCAGGTCCCGAGATCACGCGCCCGGCCTTCGCGGCGTACGCGGCCGACCACCGGGCGACCGGATCGTTCGGCTACGCCCTCGATCGCTTGAAAGATCGGCTGGCCGACCCGGTCGGCGACCGCATCGTCGAGACGCTGCGCATGGCCCGCGAGGTCGGCGGCACCGAGGTGACGACCGTGCTGCGCGAGCTCGCCGCCTACCTGCGGGTGGACCTCGCAACCCGCGGCGAGCTGGAGGCGCGCCAGACGTGGATCGTGAGCGCGGCCCGTCTCGGGGTCGCGGCGCCGTGGATCGTGCTGCTCATCCTCTCGACCAGACCGGAGGCGGCGCAGGCCTACAACTCGGCGGGTGGCTTCATGCTGATCGCCTGCGGGGCGCTCGTGACCTTCATCGCCTACCGCGTGATGCTGCGCATCGGCGCGCTGCCGACCGAGGCGAGGTGGTTCGCGTGAACGTGGAGGTCGGCTGGAGCCTGATCCTGGGCGCGGGCCTCGGCTTCGGGCTCTGGATGCTCGTGAGCCTGGTGCCGATCCTGCGACGCCCGCTGCTGCTCCACCGCGTCGCCCCCTACGTGCTGGATGTCTCCGCCGGCGCTCGCGATCTGGTCGCGCGCAGTCGCGTCAGCCCCACCCACGTGCTGGGCGTCGCCGCCTCGCCGATCGGCGACCGCCTCACACCCGTGGTGCACGCGGTGCTCGGGGCGCCGGAGGGCATCCATCGCCGGCTCCGCCAGGCGGCATCGAGCGAGACGGTCGCGGACTTCCGCGGGCGGCAGCTTCGCTGGAGCGTGCTCGGCGGTGCCATCGGTGCGGGGCTCGGTGTCGCCGGCGCGCTGCAGGGTGCGCACGTCGCGCTGCCGGCCGCGCTCGCGCTGCTCGGGGCGGCGATCGGCGCCTTCACGGTCGACTGGCTGGTGCAGCAGCGAGCGAAGCGCAGGCTCTCGCGCATCTCGAGCGAGCTGCCGTCGATCCTGGAGTTCCTCTCGCTCAGCCTCGCCGCCGGCGAAGGGCTGCAGGAC
The window above is part of the Agrococcus sp. ARC_14 genome. Proteins encoded here:
- a CDS encoding type II secretion system F family protein: MTWLLGSVLGLGIVLAISPWLWPRTARSDEPRPRARLLDRLTQAGLVGLPPLALAAISLVVGVLAAGIALAFAPVVAVAAAVFVAGAAAPLLAVRWRAKRRRRAQAAVWPDVVDHLVSAVRSGLALPDAVAQLERAGPEITRPAFAAYAADHRATGSFGYALDRLKDRLADPVGDRIVETLRMAREVGGTEVTTVLRELAAYLRVDLATRGELEARQTWIVSAARLGVAAPWIVLLILSTRPEAAQAYNSAGGFMLIACGALVTFIAYRVMLRIGALPTEARWFA
- a CDS encoding type II secretion system F family protein → MNVEVGWSLILGAGLGFGLWMLVSLVPILRRPLLLHRVAPYVLDVSAGARDLVARSRVSPTHVLGVAASPIGDRLTPVVHAVLGAPEGIHRRLRQAASSETVADFRGRQLRWSVLGGAIGAGLGVAGALQGAHVALPAALALLGAAIGAFTVDWLVQQRAKRRLSRISSELPSILEFLSLSLAAGEGLQDALRRVGAAGHSALGRELAGVVADAAAGTSLSSALAMLADELAHPAVTRSVDQMRGALERGTPLAQTLQAQALDARDAAKRDLLEAAGRKEISMLVPLVFGLLPTTVAFALWPGIHVLQVGF